In the genome of Myroides phaeus, one region contains:
- a CDS encoding OB-fold-containig protein: MNELIYHLFNPLPNAIMTVLMIISIIYWIISFLGGGIDNTDIDLDLDVDINADIGVDADVDTDFDLTNNNVDTITDNNIDTTVHSDPSVFIKFLHYINVGKVPFMIVLTLLKFFTWAGTLLATTIPTVSNLGMKSVVILIPLSFIAIFVTHYATTPIARFLYNTGYHGEEAIDFIGKEGKMISSISAVKKGNVEILIENAPVKLLVTSKDGQPLSFGDKVLIINKSTDKNVYIAKKINT, from the coding sequence ATGAACGAATTAATCTATCATTTATTCAATCCTTTACCTAACGCTATTATGACAGTGTTAATGATAATCTCGATTATTTATTGGATTATCTCTTTTTTAGGTGGTGGAATAGACAATACCGATATTGACCTTGATTTAGATGTAGATATTAATGCTGACATTGGTGTTGATGCAGATGTAGACACAGATTTTGATCTTACCAATAATAACGTTGATACGATAACCGACAACAATATTGATACAACCGTTCATAGCGATCCAAGTGTATTCATAAAGTTTCTTCATTATATAAATGTCGGTAAAGTACCATTTATGATAGTACTTACATTACTTAAATTCTTTACGTGGGCAGGGACTCTTCTTGCTACAACAATACCAACTGTTTCTAACTTAGGAATGAAATCCGTTGTAATACTAATACCACTTTCTTTTATCGCAATATTCGTTACACACTATGCTACTACCCCTATTGCACGATTTCTTTACAACACGGGGTATCACGGTGAAGAAGCTATTGATTTTATAGGAAAGGAAGGTAAAATGATTTCCAGCATATCCGCAGTAAAAAAGGGGAATGTTGAAATTCTAATAGAAAACGCCCCCGTTAAACTACTCGTTACAAGTAAAGATGGCCAACCTCTCTCTTTTGGAGACAAGGTTTTAATCATTAATAAATCAACAGACAAGAATGTTTATATCGCAAAGAAAATAAACACATAA
- a CDS encoding flotillin family protein gives MDFEFGLGTLIALIIGALFLLILLFFAILASFYKKIPQGKAIVRTGVGGTKIAFNKGIYVVPVFHKMEIMDISVKKLQIDRMQQEGLICKDNIRADIKVAFFIRVNKSIDDVVNVAQTLGCERASDVETLRNIFEAKFSEALKTVGKKFEFIELYEARREFRDEIINIIGTDLNGYILDDCAIDYLEQTNISFLDPQNILDSEGIKKITELTAQQNINANLIRRDEQKVIKKQDVEAREAILELERQLAEKEEKQHREVDNVRAREEAEIQKVREEERLKSESVRIATEESLAVLEENKLRQVIIAAKNKERTDAIETERVEKDRALEQTERERIVSLAQINKEKAVEEERKSIQDVIRERVSLEKGVVEEQQNIKDVEALREVERQKQVGITQASKIAEENLIKTIKEAEAKKFAQEQISQQMLIEAEAQKEASIKQAEARKILAEAQAREDATLGLAEAEVIKAKAEAVEQQSIVEAAKVQRMATAEAAGIEAKAEAKRKEGLAEAEVIKEKAYADAEGLKEKADAMKQMDGVGKEHEEFKLKLQKEKEVELAHLHIQKDIAMSQAEVLSSALQSANIDIVGGETMFFENIVNQVSRAKGFDNLIGKSSNAQDIKRALLGDGTSVNQGELYENIKYYAKQFNITSEDLKNLSIATLVLKMQQNATDENSGLLNSIAGAVQTLGIGNNKLS, from the coding sequence ATGGATTTTGAATTCGGATTAGGAACTTTAATAGCCTTAATAATTGGAGCGCTATTCCTACTTATCTTACTATTTTTTGCAATACTTGCTTCTTTTTACAAGAAAATTCCTCAAGGAAAAGCGATTGTAAGAACAGGAGTTGGTGGAACAAAGATTGCATTTAATAAAGGTATTTATGTAGTACCAGTATTCCATAAAATGGAAATTATGGATATTTCTGTAAAAAAACTACAGATAGACCGTATGCAACAAGAAGGATTAATATGTAAAGATAATATTCGCGCTGATATTAAAGTTGCATTCTTTATCCGAGTAAACAAATCAATTGATGACGTAGTTAATGTAGCACAAACATTAGGTTGTGAAAGAGCAAGTGATGTTGAAACATTAAGAAACATCTTTGAAGCAAAATTCTCAGAAGCATTAAAAACAGTAGGTAAGAAATTTGAATTCATCGAATTATATGAAGCGAGACGAGAGTTCAGAGATGAAATTATCAATATTATTGGTACTGATCTTAATGGCTATATCTTAGATGACTGTGCGATTGATTATTTAGAACAAACAAATATCTCCTTCTTAGATCCACAAAATATCTTAGACTCAGAAGGTATTAAAAAAATCACTGAATTAACAGCACAACAAAACATCAACGCTAACCTTATCCGTAGAGATGAACAGAAAGTTATTAAAAAACAAGATGTTGAAGCAAGAGAAGCTATTCTTGAATTAGAAAGACAATTAGCAGAAAAAGAAGAAAAACAACATAGAGAAGTTGATAACGTACGTGCCCGTGAAGAAGCAGAAATACAAAAAGTACGTGAAGAAGAACGCTTAAAATCTGAAAGTGTACGCATTGCTACAGAAGAAAGTTTAGCTGTACTTGAAGAAAACAAATTACGTCAAGTAATTATTGCAGCTAAAAACAAAGAAAGAACTGATGCAATTGAAACAGAGCGTGTAGAAAAAGACAGAGCATTAGAGCAAACTGAAAGAGAGAGAATTGTTTCTTTAGCACAAATCAACAAAGAGAAAGCTGTTGAAGAAGAAAGAAAATCTATTCAAGATGTTATTCGCGAACGTGTTTCTTTAGAAAAAGGAGTTGTTGAAGAGCAACAAAATATCAAAGATGTTGAAGCATTACGCGAAGTAGAAAGACAAAAACAGGTTGGAATTACACAAGCGAGTAAAATTGCAGAAGAAAACTTAATCAAAACAATCAAGGAAGCAGAAGCTAAGAAATTTGCGCAAGAGCAAATATCTCAACAAATGTTGATTGAAGCAGAAGCACAAAAAGAAGCTTCTATCAAACAAGCAGAAGCACGTAAAATATTAGCAGAAGCCCAAGCAAGAGAAGATGCTACACTTGGACTTGCTGAAGCAGAAGTAATCAAAGCAAAAGCAGAGGCTGTAGAACAACAAAGTATTGTAGAAGCAGCTAAAGTACAACGTATGGCAACGGCAGAAGCAGCTGGAATTGAAGCTAAAGCAGAAGCTAAGCGCAAAGAAGGTTTAGCCGAAGCAGAAGTTATTAAAGAAAAAGCTTATGCAGATGCAGAAGGTCTGAAAGAGAAAGCAGACGCTATGAAGCAAATGGATGGCGTAGGTAAAGAACACGAAGAATTCAAGTTAAAACTACAGAAAGAAAAAGAAGTAGAACTTGCACATTTACATATTCAAAAAGACATTGCTATGTCACAAGCAGAAGTTTTATCCTCTGCCCTTCAATCTGCAAACATTGATATTGTAGGAGGAGAAACAATGTTCTTCGAAAACATAGTAAACCAAGTAAGTCGTGCTAAAGGATTTGATAACCTAATTGGTAAGAGTTCAAATGCGCAAGACATTAAGCGTGCTCTTTTAGGAGATGGTACTTCTGTAAATCAAGGAGAACTATATGAAAACATCAAATACTACGCTAAACAGTTTAATATTACTTCTGAGGATTTAAAAAACCTAAGCATTGCTACTTTAGTTCTAAAGATGCAACAAAATGCAACAGATGAAAATAGTGGTTTATTAAACAGTATTGCTGGTGCAGTACAAACATTAGGTATAGGAAACAATAAACTTTCTTAA
- a CDS encoding DNA repair ATPase codes for MAELENQHIVESLDSNTYEIIQRRLQDQKSELIQKLNTLNDSRKEIFSSVDLKLIANQRITTENNCIARGIIAFDNICIFGYNVHFGLKKEIQLSDVFSIYRFENNQFQPESLDFIADDNFINDYNNLYKYYRDSIFSRFKKTENYLYMVFQTSSKVDDLKAFKWLIKDNKLYYQDDRSVHEVKKASQYEFNWQKTTIDNRRLGIHPHVSILDKVFIEAVGGDITFKIEDNTQDGKGIYSEPVKNIDQQLDDADYYFADLNNFILIRIKPYQEDFRAFIFNNRTKQVINVPALNETGILLPDNQGVIFSNGYYLQNGDYKIFENNVPNLEFVRTIPSHNGEDFLYIFYQAENNIYVLMSYNIIKQHIETPIICNGFTLFNDGKLTYFRSENEAVKHHVVQVWETPYATTLLENKEQKDNHLYKIGNKDIVKAMAECQEIIHLIDKEDSYEGLYNDIAKKANDIIDAYFWINDSETQQLSTPLSQIRNIANTAIDEFEKVQEQRKRASSQLEELKTKVDKQLFNVKNAKGNTLESLVQLLADNRKLVGEVINAKQTKYTHIPTLEAYLEALSKTNSSLSEKTIAFLLQEHALVPYEDKVIAQKAKVNEVVKVIDANTIDDNCKKISAELELLIDILNSLKIEDTTQATKIIEKISVIFASLNEVRSQLKRKIDSLRTNESIAEFHAQLTLLDQSIINFLELSNTPEKCDEYYSKVSVQVEELESKFADFEEFILKIADKREEVIKAFDTRKTQLVEQINRRTSSLEQIGLRILKNIENKSASFKTKEDIHAFFSTDLMIDKVRQLVHDLKELGDVSKAENLENSIKTSQEDALRTLRDKQDLFADGENIIALGTNKFLVNKQPLDLTIVRRNDILFYHLTGTSFYYPIQNDKIYTYKEIWNQDLVSENSAVYRAEYLAYQVYKQYQKDNTLVLSETIKHRTEQNYAEGYLKGVHDFDALEICNNLLSLNKELGILTYAPAIRVNAQLFWYSLPENTKTSILKNIDSATAVIKVFPKSENYTYVLEQIQDLYKQWKSSMRLNKNELQIATYIFKELSTGLYFTKSNQATLLKKQFTTYLQQQNALLIFEDDSKDAKLSMTDRFLLIQNWLHSFIDTQSQTADSIKYIQEATCLLLFESTYNYTLLEAKDEVVISNLKGNHPLIVQDNYTLDYHQFMDKLFTFEEVSVPAYNDFNSTKDNILSEYKKSLKINELKPRVLTSFVRNKLINEVYFPLIGNNLAKQIGVYGDNKRTARMGMLLLVSPPGYGKTTLMEYLANALGLHFVKINGPTIGHSITSIDPTEAKTSGAREELKKINLSFEMVDNVMLYLDDIQHCSSEFLQKFISLADGQRKMDGIFEGESKTYDLRGKRFCIIMAGNPYTETGEKFQIPDMLANRADTYNLGDVIGNTESLFKLSLLENAIAENSYLQRLSSKSLDDFYKLIQHIETRSEEALDLEGNFSAQELEEFIAVIKKAMMVRDIVLKVNQNYILSASMDNAYRVEPAFKLQGSYRDMNKMISKIVPLMNEVEIDELILTHYENESQTLTSDTEANLLKLKEITGKLNLEEKERWETIKEIFTKQNKLGVAGKDNQVGQILNQLMDFNHNLEGIAQALKRN; via the coding sequence ATGGCTGAATTAGAAAACCAACATATCGTCGAATCGCTTGATTCTAATACATACGAAATTATACAGCGAAGACTTCAAGACCAGAAAAGTGAGTTAATCCAAAAACTTAATACTTTAAATGATAGTCGTAAAGAAATCTTTAGTTCTGTTGACTTAAAACTTATCGCCAACCAACGTATTACAACAGAAAACAATTGTATTGCCAGAGGAATTATAGCCTTTGACAACATTTGTATTTTCGGTTATAACGTACATTTTGGACTAAAGAAGGAAATACAACTGAGTGATGTTTTCAGTATTTATCGTTTTGAAAACAATCAATTTCAACCTGAAAGTCTTGATTTTATAGCCGATGATAACTTTATCAACGACTACAATAACTTATACAAATATTACAGGGATTCTATCTTTAGTCGTTTCAAAAAAACGGAGAACTACCTATATATGGTATTTCAAACGAGTTCAAAAGTTGACGACCTAAAAGCTTTTAAGTGGTTAATTAAAGACAATAAACTCTATTATCAAGACGATAGAAGTGTTCACGAAGTAAAAAAAGCCAGTCAATATGAATTTAATTGGCAAAAAACTACCATAGACAATAGACGTTTAGGAATACATCCTCACGTCTCTATTTTAGATAAAGTATTTATTGAAGCTGTAGGTGGAGATATTACTTTCAAAATAGAAGACAATACACAAGATGGAAAAGGAATCTATAGCGAGCCTGTGAAAAATATAGACCAGCAACTTGATGATGCTGACTACTATTTTGCAGACTTAAACAACTTTATACTTATACGTATAAAACCTTACCAAGAAGATTTCAGAGCGTTTATATTTAACAATAGAACAAAACAAGTAATCAATGTTCCTGCTTTAAATGAAACAGGAATATTATTACCCGATAACCAAGGTGTAATCTTTTCAAATGGTTATTATCTTCAAAATGGTGACTACAAGATTTTTGAAAACAATGTCCCTAATCTTGAATTCGTAAGAACAATACCTTCACATAATGGAGAAGACTTTTTATATATATTCTACCAAGCGGAGAACAATATATATGTTCTTATGTCTTACAATATCATTAAACAACATATAGAGACACCTATAATATGTAATGGTTTTACACTTTTCAACGATGGTAAACTTACCTATTTCCGTTCAGAAAACGAAGCCGTAAAACACCACGTAGTTCAAGTATGGGAGACGCCTTATGCCACTACCCTACTGGAAAATAAAGAACAAAAAGACAATCACCTTTATAAAATTGGAAATAAAGACATTGTAAAAGCAATGGCTGAGTGCCAAGAAATCATACACCTGATTGACAAAGAAGATTCGTATGAAGGCCTATATAATGACATAGCTAAAAAAGCTAATGATATTATAGATGCTTATTTTTGGATTAATGACTCAGAAACACAACAACTATCTACTCCTCTTTCACAAATTAGAAATATTGCTAATACAGCAATTGACGAGTTTGAGAAAGTACAAGAACAGCGAAAAAGAGCTTCAAGTCAATTAGAAGAATTAAAAACTAAAGTAGATAAACAACTCTTTAATGTTAAGAATGCTAAAGGTAATACCTTAGAAAGTTTAGTACAATTACTTGCTGACAACAGAAAACTGGTAGGTGAAGTTATCAATGCTAAACAAACAAAGTACACCCATATTCCAACATTAGAGGCTTATTTAGAGGCTCTTTCTAAAACCAATAGTTCACTATCAGAAAAAACAATAGCCTTTTTACTACAAGAGCACGCTTTAGTACCGTATGAAGATAAAGTTATTGCCCAAAAAGCAAAGGTAAACGAAGTAGTCAAAGTAATTGATGCCAATACTATTGATGATAATTGTAAGAAAATATCAGCAGAATTAGAGTTACTAATAGACATCTTAAATAGCTTAAAGATTGAGGATACAACCCAAGCAACAAAGATTATTGAGAAGATATCTGTTATTTTCGCTTCTTTAAACGAAGTACGTTCACAGCTTAAACGCAAGATAGACTCTTTGCGTACAAATGAATCTATTGCTGAGTTTCACGCACAACTAACTTTATTAGACCAAAGTATTATCAACTTTTTAGAGTTGTCAAATACACCTGAAAAATGTGATGAATACTATTCTAAAGTCAGTGTACAAGTTGAAGAATTAGAAAGTAAGTTTGCTGACTTTGAAGAATTCATTCTAAAAATTGCGGACAAGCGAGAAGAAGTTATCAAAGCTTTTGATACGCGTAAAACACAACTTGTTGAACAAATCAATAGACGTACAAGTTCACTTGAACAGATTGGTCTTCGTATTTTAAAGAATATTGAAAACAAATCTGCCTCTTTTAAAACCAAAGAAGATATACACGCTTTTTTCTCTACGGACTTAATGATTGATAAAGTTCGCCAATTAGTTCACGATTTAAAAGAATTAGGCGACGTATCAAAAGCTGAAAACCTTGAGAATAGCATCAAAACAAGTCAAGAAGACGCACTGCGTACTTTAAGAGATAAACAAGATTTGTTTGCCGATGGGGAGAATATTATTGCACTGGGAACCAATAAATTTTTAGTCAACAAGCAACCTTTAGACCTTACCATTGTCAGAAGAAATGATATTTTATTTTATCATCTAACAGGTACAAGTTTTTACTATCCTATTCAAAATGATAAAATATACACCTATAAAGAAATTTGGAATCAAGACTTAGTATCTGAAAACAGTGCAGTTTACCGCGCTGAATACTTAGCATACCAAGTTTACAAACAATACCAAAAAGATAACACATTAGTTCTTTCAGAGACAATAAAACACAGAACAGAACAAAATTACGCCGAAGGTTATCTAAAAGGCGTACACGATTTTGACGCCTTAGAAATTTGTAACAACCTACTTTCTTTAAATAAGGAATTAGGCATACTAACCTATGCCCCAGCAATTCGTGTAAATGCACAGCTTTTTTGGTACAGCTTACCAGAGAATACAAAAACAAGCATTCTTAAAAACATCGATAGTGCCACTGCAGTGATTAAAGTATTCCCTAAAAGTGAAAACTATACGTATGTTTTAGAACAAATACAAGACCTGTACAAACAATGGAAGTCATCAATGCGCTTAAATAAAAATGAGTTACAAATTGCAACTTATATTTTTAAAGAGCTTTCAACAGGACTGTATTTTACAAAAAGTAATCAAGCAACCCTATTAAAAAAACAGTTTACAACGTACTTACAACAACAAAATGCTTTGTTGATTTTCGAAGATGATAGTAAAGACGCTAAACTATCAATGACAGATCGTTTTCTATTAATACAAAACTGGTTACATTCCTTTATTGACACGCAATCACAAACAGCTGATTCTATCAAATACATACAAGAAGCAACGTGTCTATTGTTATTTGAAAGCACCTATAATTACACACTATTAGAAGCCAAAGACGAAGTGGTTATTTCTAATTTAAAAGGAAACCATCCACTAATTGTACAAGATAATTACACTTTAGATTATCATCAGTTTATGGATAAACTATTCACTTTTGAAGAAGTATCCGTTCCTGCTTATAACGACTTTAATAGTACAAAAGACAATATCTTAAGTGAGTACAAAAAGTCGTTAAAAATAAATGAGTTAAAACCACGTGTATTAACCTCTTTTGTTAGGAATAAATTAATTAACGAAGTTTACTTTCCTTTAATAGGAAACAACTTAGCGAAACAAATTGGTGTTTACGGAGATAACAAGCGTACAGCGAGAATGGGAATGCTATTATTAGTATCCCCCCCTGGATATGGAAAAACAACACTAATGGAATATTTAGCCAATGCATTAGGATTACATTTTGTAAAAATAAATGGTCCTACAATTGGACATTCCATTACCTCAATAGATCCAACAGAAGCTAAAACATCTGGAGCAAGAGAAGAATTAAAGAAGATAAACTTGTCATTTGAAATGGTTGACAACGTTATGCTTTACTTAGATGACATACAACATTGTAGTTCTGAATTCTTACAAAAGTTCATTTCATTAGCCGATGGACAGCGTAAGATGGATGGTATTTTTGAAGGAGAAAGTAAAACATATGATTTAAGAGGAAAGCGTTTTTGTATCATTATGGCAGGCAACCCATATACAGAAACGGGAGAGAAATTTCAAATTCCTGATATGTTAGCCAATCGTGCAGACACCTATAACTTAGGAGATGTAATTGGAAATACTGAGAGTTTATTTAAACTAAGCTTACTTGAGAATGCTATTGCTGAAAACAGTTATTTACAGCGTCTAAGCAGCAAATCATTAGATGATTTCTATAAACTAATTCAACACATTGAAACTCGCTCTGAAGAAGCATTAGATTTAGAAGGTAATTTTAGTGCTCAAGAATTAGAGGAATTTATAGCTGTGATTAAAAAAGCGATGATGGTAAGAGATATCGTTCTTAAAGTAAATCAGAATTATATCTTGAGTGCGAGTATGGACAATGCTTATCGCGTAGAGCCAGCCTTTAAATTACAAGGTTCTTACAGAGATATGAATAAGATGATAAGTAAAATTGTTCCCTTAATGAATGAAGTCGAAATAGATGAGTTAATCTTAACGCATTATGAGAATGAATCACAAACCTTAACTTCAGATACAGAAGCCAACCTTTTAAAATTAAAGGAAATCACAGGCAAACTAAATTTAGAAGAAAAAGAACGTTGGGAAACAATCAAGGAAATTTTTACAAAACAGAATAAATTAGGTGTCGCAGGCAAAGACAATCAAGTTGGACAAATATTAAATCAGCTTATGGATTTTAATCACAATTTAGAGGGTATTGCACAAGCTTTAAAACGCAATTAG
- a CDS encoding AAA family ATPase encodes MIPIKLTLEGLYSYQEKQVIDFTQLIEAGLFGIFGKVGSGKSSILEAISFGLYGESERLNSRDNRAYNMMNLKSDHAVIDFEFYNFADEKYRIRREFKRNSKRFEDVKRGDAVLYQWEGDEWMPLSHLNMDEIVGLSYDNFKRTVIIPQGQFREFIDLKGADRTRMMQQIFGLDRFDLTSKVKGIYGKTKESFDQLKGRLQGFATVTQETIEEQQKILVDEQDKLEKAANSFKIENESYQQLKAVKEDFESLVVKKEELATLNEQLPGFQQKKKELERFELVEKTFATVLADAENTGIKLTFKEEKNEKLTTSVVQTQDMFTKVSKELEMVQMDFATLEQQKAECYELGLIKGIKEASLKNTENQEHFEKGIKFVNEVNQHFSEAQVNLQQKENELNQMKANRIDSNLIMDIEGWFKDFELLKKSSEEANQSIGKSTADLQQVQQDIQKLKLKNIDNWQAEISGYRNTFNKKQEQAEQELAHLRVSQQLTQYASDLHNGQACPLCGSLEHPHVLQGNDVSLAIANAERTLSDIKDKQTRLNAYESKAVALFDKYNFFLTQLEELKAKEQANQQAVQVHHSKFTWNIIEVGHKEQFVQLKESANAIQQQVEVCENQYAFLQKEVEKLRHKADQAKTRLAELEVEKAKYESEIHSKSSQIVRLNLQAYLGLEESLIAQEQQQRQLRIDNTEKKHSSLTKEFQELSPKLAALQSEQKGLVEEIAELKVSKEKLEKELEVLVHANGLNTLDEVKAILETQLDVKSGREAIQAFEVKLEVVKNNVVALEQKLEKVSFDKEKFEKQQEVIEKLELEVKVLTESTAKLKGEVERLTKELAEKKDLLIEHDKVEKRLKNISVLDNMFKGAGFVNYVSGIYLKNLCDMANHRFHRLTNNQLSLQLNESNDFEIVDYLNNGKARSVKTLSGGQSFQVSLSLALALAESVQSLSKSNKNFFFIDEGFGTQDIDSVNIVFETLSNLHKENRIVGIISHVEELQERIPMSLTVVKDEEKGSVIEVN; translated from the coding sequence ATGATACCAATTAAATTAACACTTGAAGGTTTATATTCTTACCAAGAAAAACAAGTAATCGATTTTACACAGTTAATTGAGGCTGGATTGTTTGGAATTTTCGGAAAGGTAGGTTCTGGAAAATCATCTATTTTAGAGGCAATCTCTTTTGGATTATATGGAGAAAGCGAACGATTAAATTCAAGAGATAATCGCGCGTATAATATGATGAACTTAAAGTCTGATCACGCTGTGATAGATTTTGAGTTTTATAATTTTGCAGATGAAAAGTATAGAATTAGACGAGAGTTTAAGCGTAATTCTAAGCGATTTGAAGATGTGAAACGTGGTGATGCTGTATTGTATCAGTGGGAGGGAGATGAATGGATGCCACTATCTCATTTGAATATGGATGAAATAGTAGGATTGAGTTACGATAACTTTAAGCGTACTGTTATTATTCCGCAAGGACAGTTCAGAGAGTTTATTGACTTGAAAGGGGCTGATCGTACGCGTATGATGCAACAGATTTTTGGGTTAGATCGTTTTGATTTGACTTCAAAAGTTAAGGGTATTTACGGAAAAACAAAGGAAAGTTTTGATCAGCTTAAAGGTAGATTGCAAGGTTTTGCTACGGTTACGCAAGAAACAATTGAGGAACAACAAAAGATATTAGTTGATGAACAAGATAAGTTAGAAAAGGCAGCTAATTCTTTTAAAATAGAGAATGAAAGTTACCAACAGTTAAAAGCTGTAAAAGAAGACTTTGAAAGTTTAGTAGTAAAGAAAGAGGAATTGGCAACTTTAAACGAACAATTGCCCGGTTTTCAACAAAAGAAGAAAGAGCTTGAGCGTTTTGAATTAGTTGAAAAAACCTTTGCTACGGTGTTAGCTGATGCTGAGAATACAGGTATTAAGCTAACTTTTAAGGAAGAAAAGAATGAAAAGCTGACTACTTCTGTTGTTCAAACGCAAGATATGTTTACAAAGGTTTCTAAGGAATTAGAAATGGTGCAAATGGATTTTGCTACGTTAGAGCAACAAAAAGCGGAATGTTATGAACTTGGACTAATCAAGGGAATAAAAGAAGCTTCTCTAAAGAATACAGAAAATCAAGAACACTTTGAAAAGGGAATCAAGTTTGTCAATGAGGTTAATCAGCATTTTAGCGAAGCTCAGGTTAACTTACAGCAAAAAGAGAATGAGTTAAATCAAATGAAAGCTAATCGAATTGATAGTAATTTGATTATGGATATTGAAGGGTGGTTTAAGGATTTTGAATTATTAAAAAAGAGTTCGGAGGAAGCAAATCAGAGTATAGGTAAATCTACAGCTGACTTACAGCAGGTACAACAGGATATTCAAAAACTAAAATTAAAGAATATTGATAATTGGCAAGCTGAGATTAGTGGTTATAGAAATACGTTTAATAAAAAGCAGGAGCAAGCAGAGCAAGAGTTAGCGCATTTAAGAGTGTCGCAGCAGTTAACGCAGTATGCAAGTGATTTGCACAATGGACAAGCTTGTCCGTTATGTGGATCATTAGAGCATCCGCACGTTTTGCAAGGCAATGATGTGTCGTTAGCTATTGCAAATGCTGAACGTACTTTAAGCGATATTAAAGATAAACAAACAAGGTTGAATGCATACGAAAGTAAAGCAGTGGCATTGTTTGATAAGTATAATTTCTTTTTAACTCAGTTAGAGGAGTTAAAAGCAAAAGAGCAAGCGAACCAACAGGCAGTACAAGTACACCACAGTAAGTTTACTTGGAATATAATTGAAGTTGGTCATAAGGAACAGTTTGTTCAATTAAAAGAGAGCGCTAATGCAATTCAACAACAAGTTGAGGTGTGCGAGAATCAGTATGCTTTTCTTCAGAAAGAGGTTGAAAAGTTAAGACATAAAGCAGACCAAGCTAAAACAAGGTTAGCTGAATTGGAGGTTGAAAAAGCTAAATATGAAAGTGAGATTCACTCAAAGAGCTCTCAAATTGTTCGTTTAAACTTACAAGCTTATTTAGGGTTAGAAGAAAGTTTAATTGCTCAAGAACAACAACAACGTCAATTGAGAATTGACAATACGGAAAAGAAACATAGTTCATTGACAAAAGAGTTTCAAGAGTTATCTCCAAAATTAGCAGCTCTTCAATCAGAACAAAAGGGATTAGTAGAGGAAATTGCTGAGCTAAAAGTAAGCAAAGAAAAGCTTGAGAAAGAATTAGAGGTATTAGTTCATGCAAATGGATTAAATACATTAGATGAGGTAAAAGCTATTTTAGAAACTCAGTTGGATGTTAAGAGTGGTCGTGAGGCTATTCAAGCTTTTGAGGTAAAACTGGAAGTAGTTAAAAACAATGTTGTTGCTTTAGAACAGAAGTTGGAGAAAGTTTCTTTTGATAAAGAGAAATTTGAGAAACAACAAGAGGTTATTGAAAAGCTTGAATTGGAGGTTAAGGTATTGACTGAATCAACGGCTAAGCTAAAGGGTGAGGTTGAACGATTGACTAAGGAGTTAGCCGAGAAGAAAGATTTATTAATAGAACACGATAAAGTAGAAAAACGCTTAAAGAATATCAGTGTACTTGACAATATGTTTAAAGGTGCTGGTTTTGTAAATTACGTTTCAGGTATTTATTTGAAAAACTTATGTGATATGGCTAATCACCGTTTTCATCGTCTGACAAATAATCAGCTGAGTTTGCAATTAAATGAGAGCAATGATTTTGAGATTGTTGATTATTTGAACAACGGGAAAGCAAGGAGTGTGAAAACATTATCAGGAGGACAAAGTTTTCAGGTGTCGCTTTCTTTGGCTTTAGCCTTGGCAGAAAGTGTACAAAGTTTATCGAAATCTAATAAAAACTTCTTCTTTATTGATGAAGGGTTTGGTACACAAGATATAGACTCGGTAAACATCGTGTTTGAAACATTGAGTAATTTACATAAGGAGAACCGTATAGTTGGAATTATTTCTCACGTTGAAGAATTGCAAGAGAGAATACCGATGTCACTTACTGTAGTGAAAGATGAAGAAAAGGGAAGTGTGATAGAAGTAAATTAG